CGCGTGTTGCTCGGGCGCTTCATGCGCTGCAGCACGCTCTCAGCGGCGTGCTGCAGCGGAATGTCGATATAACGTGCGACGTTGGGGAGGCGCGCCATGGTCTCCGCGAGCTTCGGCGTCACGTGCCCCGGGTACGCGTACATGATGCGTATCCACGGCACATCCGGCACGGCGGCCGACAGCCGTTCGAGCAGCTCCGGCAGTGCGTCGCGGAGTCCGAGATCGCGCCCGTAGTCCGTGCTGTCCTGCGCGACGAGCACGATCTCGCGCACGCCCTCGCCGGCGATCCGGCGCGCTTCCGTGATGAGGTCGTCGGCGGGCGTGCTGTGCAGCTTGCCCTTCATCTTCGGGATGATACAGAAGGTGCAGGGAGCGTTGCAGCCGTCGGAGATCTTCAGGTAGGCGCTGGGACGCGCGACGCGCGTCGTCTCGGGGATGTCGTAGCGCTGGCGGTCGAGCACGACCGGCTCGACCATGGCGGCGTACTTGCCGATGCCCGCCCAGTCCTCGGCGCCGAACACGGCATCGATCTCGGGGACTTCGGCCTTCAGTTCGTCGCCGTGGATCGCGGTCAGACAGCCGGCGACGACCAACTTTTGGCCGCGTCGCTTCGCCTGCGCCAACTCGACGATCGTCGTGACGGACTCATCCTTCGCGGCGTCGATGAAGCCGCAAGTGTTGACGATCACGACGTCGGCGGCATCCGGCGCGGCGACTTCGGCGTGATCGCCGGCGCCGAGCACGCGCGTGATGCGCTCGCTGTCCGCGACGTTTTTCGCGCAACCCAGGGTGACGATGTGATAACGCACGGATCATCTTAGCGAATCGGCTGCGACGGGCAGTCTTTCGTAGCTAGCCGCGGGGGACGACGAGCGTGACGGACGTGCTGCCGTCGGCATCGCTGCCGCTGGCCGGGCTTTGCGACGTGATCACGCCGGGGGTGCCGGCGGCGGTGTCTGTCTCGACGATCAGGTAGTCGATCTCGGCCTGCTTGAGCGCCGCGATCGCATCATCGATGCGCACGCCGGCGAGATCGGGCACGACGTCCTTCTCGACCTCACCGACGGGCCGCCCGAGGCCCGGCTGCGGACCGCCGCCCTGGCCCTCCGGTGCTGACGTCGGCACCGCGTCACCCGGCGACGCTACCGAGGGGTCGTCGTTGTCGCCATCGCTGCGACTCGAGAGATACAGGAAGGCGCCGGCGATCACCAGGAACGCCGCGACGATGCTGGCGAGCGTCCAATTCATCGAACCAGTGGCAGGTGTGGCGCGCACCTCCGGCAAAGGCTTGATCTCCGGTTCTTCCTGCGCCTGGTACATGCGCATGAGTTGCTGCGGGTCAAGCGACAGATATTGGGCATAGGTGCGCAGGAAGGCGCGGCTATAGACGGGCGCGGGAAAGATCTTCCAGTCCTCGCGCTCGAGCGCGTCCAGGTACCGCTTGGAGATGCGGGTGTCGCGCTCGCAATCTTCGAGCGTCAGTCCGCGCGTGACTCTCGCCTGTGACAGTGTCTTGCCGAGTTCGGGCATCTGGCCTTCTACGAAAACCGCGCCGCGGGTCGAAGCTTGGCTTGAGAGTACCGGAGGGCCCAGAGGCGATCAAACGAGCGCGATGTTAAGTCAAGCCGTCGCTCCCCAACCCGACCAAACGTGTCAATGCTCCTTCTGCCGGGCGGCAGGGGCGCACCGTCCCAGATGCTAGCTTCAAACAAGTCACTATCCGATGGAGGAGGGCGCGGCGCACCACCGTGAGGCAGGCGACGAGCGATAGGCGGCTACCGCGTCTGGCTAAACCCGGCGCTCAGCCGCGGCCCAACTCGTCGAGGCGGTCGTCGTCGATGCCGAAGAAGTGTCCGACTTCGTGCAGCACCGTCGTGCGGATTTCTTCGACGAGCGCACCGTCGTCTGCGAAGTCTTCTTCGAGCGGCTCCTGGTAGATGTAGATGACGTCGGGCACGGTCATGCCATAGCCGCTGGTGCGCTCAGTCATTGGCACGCCCTGGTAGAAACCGTACATCGACTCGCCCGGCACGAGCCCGGCGGCGTCCAGATCGGCCGCGGTTGGACGCCGCTTGACGATAATGTCGATCTCCTTCAGATGGTGCTTGAAGGGCTGCGGCATCTCGCGCAGGGCGCGTCGTACGAGGCGTATGAACTTCGTCCGGTCCAACGTCAGCGCGTCGCGGGCCAGAGCGTGCGGTAGCCCTCGCCGGCGATCGCGTTCGCGACCTCATCGCGCTCCATGCGTTTGAGTTCGGCGAGGATCGAAGCGCATTCCGCGGCGGCGTCCGTAAAGCCGCCATCGGCGATGCGCTTGACGAGCGCGTCCCACACGCCGGTCTCTTCCAGGCTGGCGATGTACCGCGGCCACCAGATGGCGCTGATCTTGTTCGGCAGCTTGAAGCGGGGGCGCAGCATCTTCAGGCTCTTGAAGCGCTCTTCAGCGCTGACGACGCGCGGCACGAGCTTCACCATGGGCGGATCGATCTCGTTCGAGCGATTGTCGATCAGGAGTCGCATGGGCACGGTGACGAAGCGAAACGCGACGACCTCCGCGTTGCGGATGCTGTTTAGAATCTGGTCGTAGTCGAGGTGGTACTCGTTGTCCATCGCCTCGAGTCGCTCCGCGGGCAGGCCGGAAGGGTGTGCGAGCATTCTAACACGGCGCGATCATCTTCCTGCTCCGACGGGGTGGCGGGTACCCTACCGGCATGCTGCTTTCGCGCGAAGAACTCAGCCGTCATGCACCGGGGCGTCCGCTTGGGGTGACGATCGGTGTGTTCGACGGCGTGCACCTGGGTCACCGCCACCTCATCGACACGCTGCGGCAGCGGGCAGGAGAACGCGGGCTGGCAAGTGGCGTTGTCACGCTGCATCCGGACCCGGTGCAGGTCTTGCGGCCCGACGTCCGCATGTCGTACCTCACGAGCCTGGAAGAGCGCGTCGAACTCTTGCGGGCGACCGGCGTCGACGCCGTGGCGCCGCTGACGTTCACGTCTGAGGTCGCCGAGTTATCGGCCTTCCAGTTCCTGGAACTGCTTCATGCCACGCTCGACATCAACTACCTGCTCATGGGGCCCGATCACGCGTTCGGGCGTGGTCGTGAAGGTACGCCGGCCCGCGTCGGGGAGATCGGCGAGGAACTCGGATTCGACGTTGACGTACTGCCGTCGCCGCTTGGAGGCACGTCCGGGGCCGTCAGCGCCACGGCGATTCGCAACGCACTCTCCGAGGGCGACATGGGGCTCGTGCAGCAACTGCTGGGGCGCCCGTTCTCGATCCGCGGGCCCGTGGTGCGGGGCGCCGAGCGGGGCCGGACGATCGGCTATCCGACGGCAAACATCGCCGTGACGCCTGACCGCGCGATGCCGGCGTTCGGCGTGTACGTTACCCGCGCGATCGTCGGCGGGCGCACCTATGCTTCGGCAACCAACATCGGCATCAAGCCGACGTTTGTCGATGAGCGGCCGTCGGTCGAGGCGTACATCCTGGACTTTGAGGGCGACCTCTACGGGCGCGAGATCCGCATCGAAGCCCTGCACCGGCTGCGCGGCGAGATCAAGTTTGACAGCATCGACGCGCTGACGGAGGCGATTGCGGCGGACGTGCAGGAGACGCGTGAGTACTTCGCAGCGCACCCGCTCTGACGAAGGTTCTCGGGAGCGCGTCAGCTTCGGATCGCCGCGGCTTCCGCCGAACCGGCTGATCCAGGGCGACAACCTGGACGTGATGCGCGCGCTGCCGGACGCAAGCATCCATCTGATCTACGCGGACCCGCCGTTCTTCACGGGGCGCGACCACGCACTCACGGATGGCGGAGCGGGATTCGCCGATACGTGGACCGACGGCATCGAGGAGTACGTGACGTGGCTGCGTACGCGGTTCCTCGAGATGCGCCGTCTGCTCGCGTCGCGAGGCGTGCTCTGCGTGCATTGCGACTGGCACGCCGGGCACTACGTCAAGGTCGAATTGGACCGCATCTTCGGCGGCGAGGTCTTTCGCAACGAGATCGTCTGGCATTACGGGCTCGGCGCGTCGAACGCGACGCGCCACGTGCTGCGCAAGCACGACACGTTGTTGGTCTACGGCGCACCGGGATCGACGTTCAACCGCATCCGCGGCGAGGTGACATCGGCGATGCTCGCGAAGTATTGCCATGAAGACGAGCGCGGACGATACATGATGTCGCGCGGGCGGCGCTACTACCTGAAGGGCGGCAAGCCGTTGGACAGCGTGTGGAACATACCGGCGATCGCGGCGACGTCTCGCGAGCGCGTTGGCTACCCGACGCAGAAACCGCTGGCGCTGTTGGATCGCGTCGTGCGGGTGTGGTCGAACGAAGGCGACGTCGTCGCCGACTTCTTCGGCGGCAGCGGCACGACGGCGGTCGCCGCGCAGCAGCTCGGTCGCCGCTGGTTAGTGTGCGACGAATCAGTTACCGCGATCGGGCTGGCGCATCAGCGGGTCGTCGCCGGAGCGGAGGGGTTGGCCGGCGTCGGACACGCGGTGCCGGACATCACCTTCCGTTAACAATGGCGTACCGCCCATGTCGTGCGGGGCTGAGGTCCGCGTCGTCGCAAGGTGGCGATGTGTGACGCGGCGTATCAGCGGATCTTCTGTTTCACCATCGGTGAGAGACGGCGCGCGGCGAGCAGCGCGACCTTCGACACGCGGCCGTGCGGCAGTGCGGCGTAGAGCGCCCACGGCAGCAGGCTCACCACCGTACGGCGCACCGTCGATGGGCGCGCGCGAAACGAGAGCGTGAAGCCGATCGGCTTGATCTCGATGCTCTTTTCGAAGATCGGCTCGGGATCCACGGGCGCAGCGTAGCAGGTACCGAATTAGGCGTGGGACCCTGGGGAATCGAAGAGAAGTTGACGAACGATTAGCGCTCGGTCTAAGATTAGAATAGTTCATAATTTTAGCCGAGGAGCTAATTCATTATGGAAAAGGCAGTCAAGAATCCCTTTCGGCCAGGCGCCGGACACGATCCGCCATATCTGGCGGGACGTGGCACCGAGAAGGCTGAGTTCGCCCAGTTTCTAAAGCAAGACCGGATCTTGGACAACGTGATTCTGACCGGCCTCCGCGGGGTTGGTAAAACAGTCCTCCTTGAAGGCGCCTTCAAGCCGATGGCGATCAGGGAGGGGTGGATCTGGGTGGGTACTGATGTCTCGGAGTCGAGCAGCGTAACAGAGGAGACGTTGGCAATCCGACTCATGACTGATTTATCGGTAGTAACGTCATCCCTCATCACCGGAGTGACCGTGGAACGAGGTACGGGGCTCGCCGCGGGAGACAGAGCCACGGCACGTACGCTGGACTTCCACGCGCTGGTTGCAACTTGGCAAGCGACCAATGGACTCTCAGCGGACAAGCTTAAAGCCGTTTTGGAGACTGCTTGGGCTTCAATCGCCCCTCTCAGTAAGAAGGGAGTGATTTTCGCCTACGACGAGGCTCAGAACCTCGCTGATCATGCGGGACGGCGCGAGTATCCGCTGTCGCTCCTGCTGGACGTATTCCAATCGCTCCAAAAAAGGGGCATCCCTTTCATGCTCGTCCTCACGGGACTTCCAACTTTATTCCCGAAGCTCGTTGATGCGCGTACGTTCGCGGAGAGAATGTTCCATGTGATGACGCTGGAACGTCTTGATGATGCGGCTACGCGCGACGCCATCATGAAACCCATCAAGGACTCAGGCGCGTGGGTGAGTATCGCCGAGGGCTCGGTGCCGGGGATCTACAACGTCACGCGAGGGTATCCCTATTTCATTCAGTTCGTCTGCCGGGAGCTTTATGACGTGTGGACGCAACAGGCGGAGGCTGGAGAAGAGCTCCGATCCGTTCCATGGGACAGCGTCATGCGAAAACTTGATGCCGACTTTTTCTCCGGGCGGTGGGCACGCGTTACGGATCGCCAACGTGACTTGATGTGGGTTATCGCCCAGCTCGAGAATGCCGAGAGCGAGTTCTCTGTGCAGGACATTGTGAGGCAGTCAGCCATGCTGCCAAAGCCGTTCAGTGGCAGTCACGTAAGTCAGATGCTCATCGCTCTCGCCGATGCGGGACTGGTTTACAAGAATCGGTGGGGGAAGTACTCGTTAGCAGTTCCTCTGCTTGACCAGTTCATAAAACGGCAGATGGCATCTCTTTAGCTCACCTGGCGTCGACGTCGAGATCAGTCTTCGTAGCGCTGGAAGATGACGCAGGCGTTGTGGCCGCCAAGTCCGACGCTGTTCGACAACGAGACGCGCACATCAGCCTGGCGGGCTTCGTTCGGCACGTAGTCGAGGTCGCAGTCGGGGTCGGGCACCTCGTAGTTGATCGTCGGGGGGATGATGCCGGTGCGGATCGCCTGGATCGCCGCGATCGACTCGAGTGCGCCGGCGCCGCCCATCAGGTGACCATGAAGCGCCTTCGTCGAGCTGATCGCGAGCTTCTTCGCGTGGTCGCCGAATGCCGCCTTGATGGCATTGGTCTCGGCACGGTCGTTGAGCGGCGTGCCCGTGCCATGCGGGTTGATGTAGTCCACGTCCGACGGCTCGATACCGGCCTTCTTCAGCGCGCGCGTCATCGCCATCGCTGAACCACGGCCATCCTCGAGCGACGCCACCATGTCGTACGCATCGGCGCTGGAGCCGTAGCCGATGACTTCGGCATAGATCTCGGCGCCGCGCGCCTTCGCGTTGTCGAGGCTCTCCAGCACGAGCGCCGCTGCGCCCTGCCCGACGACGAACCCGTCGCGGCGCGCGTCGAACGGCTTGCACGCACGCTCGGGGCGCTCCGGATCGTTCGCGAGCGCGCGCAGAGCGTGAAATCCGGCGAGCAGCACGGGCAGCAGCGGGTTGTCCGTGCCGCCGGCAATGATCGCCTCGGCATCGCCGCGACGGACCGTCTCCCACGCTTCACCGATGGCGCCCGAGCCCGTGGAGCATGCAGACGCGACGGCCATGTTCGGTCCGGCGGCACCGAGCAAGATCGAGACGTGCCCGGATGCGGCATCGGGCAGCATGTTGCTGATCAGGAAGGGGCTGACGCGACGATAGCCGCTCTTCTGGAAGATCTCGTACTGTTCCAGCAGCAGGCCATAGCCGCCGCCCGCAGACCCGAAGATGACGCCGACGTCGTCGCGGTTCGACTCATCGATGACGAGGCCGGCATCGGCGACAGCTTCGAGCGCGGAGACGACGGCGTACTGGCCGTTCTTGTCCATGCGCCGCAGCTCTTTGGTGGGGATCGCCTCTTCGGGACGAAAGTCCTTGACCTCGCCGCCGATCTGCACTTCGAACTGGCTAACGTCGAACTGCGTGAGCCTGGCGATGCCGGAGCGGCCGTCGACCATCGCCTGCCAGGCATCGCGCCAGTTGTTGCCAAGCGGGCACACGGTGCCCATGCCGGTCACGACGACGCGACGGTTGGGCAGATACTCGGGGCGGCCCTTGGACGAGGCGTTGGTCACGAGACGAATGTCTTCTCGGGAGCGGTCGCGTTGCCTTCGTCGAGTCGCGGTAGTGCAAGCACCAACTCCTGCCACTGCGTCTCATCGAACGGGTCGAAGACGGTGACGTCCTTGTCGACGCGTTTCGCGAGGTTCGCCAGCACGTGGCCCGGACCCACTTCGAAGAACGTCGATGCGCCGGCGCGGCGCATCTCCAGGAACGCGCGCATCCAGTTGATGGCGCCCGTCATCTGGTCGCTCAGCTCCTGCTTCGCCTCGTCGGCCGTCGTCAGGGCGCGGCCGGTGAGGCTCGAGACGATCGGGAACTTCGGGTCGTGAAACTCGATCTGCTCGATGAATTTGCGGAGTTCTTCGCGCGCCTCTGACATCTTGGGAAAGTGGCCGGGCACGGATATTGGCAGGTGCACGACGCGGGCGCCGCGCTCCTTGACAAGTTCCGCGGCGCGCTGCAGGGCGGCGATGGTGCCGGAGATGACGGTTTGTCCCGGCGCGTTGATCGCGGCGACGCCCACATCGCCATCGGGCGAGACCTCCTCGCAAGCGTCGCGCACGTCGTCATCGGACGGGCCGATGATCGAGGCCATGCCGCCGGGGCGCTTCTTCGACCACTTCGTCATAATGCGGCCGCGCTCGCGCACGAGGCGGAGCGCATCGGAGAACGAAAGCGCGTCGGCGGCCGCGGCGGCGGAGAACTGGCCGAAGCTATGGCCGGAGCCGAACGAGGGCTTGATCTGCCTCCCGACGCTTTCGGCACGCTCGCGCAGATAGGCGAGATATGCCCAGCTCACGGCGAGGATCGCCGGCTGGGTGTTGACCGTGCGGGCAAGATCCCGCTCCGAGCCTTCCAGCACGATCTTGGTGACGTTGATTTTGAGGATGTCGTCGGCCTGCGCGAAGACGTCCCGCGCGGCGCGTGACCGTTCGGCGACCTGCTTACCCATGCCCGGGTGTTGCGATCCCTGACCGGGGAAGATCAAGGCGAGCTTGCGCTCGCGCTGCGGGGTTAGCTCCATAGGAGTCGTCGCGACCGTCCTGACTGACAATCTGCGGGGAACTATAGCATAGCGTTGGCGTGTCAAGCGGCGTTCCGCAGGGCCGCGCGGCTATACTACGTTCGCGTGACGGGCGGGGACGGAGGATTCTGTGCGCGGACGTGATCTGCTCTCCATCGCCGACCTCAGCCCCGACGAGGTCGAGAAGATCCTGCACATCGCCCTGAGCATGAAACGCGATGGCGGCGGCACGGACTTGCTCGCGCGCAAGACGCTTGGCCTGATCTTCGAGAAGCCGTCGCTGCGCACGCGCGTCAGCTTCGACGTCGCGATGCAGCAGCTTGGCGGCCACGCCGTCTATTTGAACCAGGCGGAAGTGGGGCTCGGCCAGCGTGAGCCGGTCGCCGACGTCGCGCGCGTGTTGAGCCGTTATGTCGATGTGATCGCCGCGCGCACGTACCTGCACCAAACGCTGATCGACCTCGCACGGCACGCCGACGTACCTGTGATCAACGCCCTTTCCGATGAGGAGCACCCCTGCCAGGCGATGGCAGACCTCCTGACGATCCTTGAACGGCGCGGCACCCTCCGTGGTGTACGGCTGGCATTCATTGGCGACGGGTTTAACGTGGCGCAGTCACTCGCCGAGGCCTCGGCCCTCACGGGCATACAGTTCGCGATGGCCTCCCCGGAGGGCTATGAGTTGCCGCCGGGGATCATCCGCGCGATCGAAGACATGGCACGCGCGAACGGCGGCCACTTTGAGCTGCACGCCAGCGCCGCCGCCGCCGCGCGAGACGCCGACGTGGTGTATACCGACGTCTGGGCGAGCATGGGCCAGGAAGACACGTACGCCCAGCGCAAGGAAGCGTTCGCCGGGTTCAGCGTCACGGCCGACGTGATGGCCCTCGCGAAGCGCGACGCTATCTTCATGCACGACCTGCCGGCGCACCGCGGCGAAGAAGTCACGGAAGATGTGATCGAAGGCCCGCAGTCGGTGGTGTTTGACCAGGCGGAGAACCGGCTACATGCGCAGAAAGCGATCCTTGCGCTGGTTGCGAGCGAGCATGCCCTGTAGCGCCGTGCGATGACGGATCTGTGGGACTTTATCGTCGACAACTTCGAGCAGTTCGACTCCACGGCGGCGCTTGACGTCTTTCTGATCTGGTCGCTGATTTTCGGCATGCTGCTGTTGCTCCGCGGCACGACCGCGATGGCCGTCGTCCGCGGCGCGACGATCTTGCTGATCGGCGCCTTCATCCTGGGCAGAATCTTCGACTTGCGCTTGCTCAACTTCCTGCTGCGCAACTCATTCCTCGGTCTGCTCATCGCTCTGCCCGTCATTTTCCAGCAGGAGATCCGGCGTGCGCTCGAACGCGTCGGGCGCGCGGGCGCGCGGGCATTCGGCACGCTCGACTACGACGAGACGCTCGACGCCGTGAGCGAAGCGGCGCTTGATATGGCGCGACAAAAGATCGGCGCCCTGATCGTGCTCGAACGAGAGACGGGGCTTACGGAGTTTTCGGAGCGCGGCATAGCCGTCGACGCGGTCCCTTCGCCCGAACTGATCGAGAACATTTTCTTTCCCAAGTCACCGCTGCACGATGGCGCGTTGGTGGTGCGGGGCGACCGCGTCGTAGCTGCGGGCGTAACACTGCCGTTGTCCGAGAACTCGCTGCCGGGCGAATTGGGCACGCGGCACCGCGCAGGGCTCGGCATCACCGAGCGC
The sequence above is a segment of the Dehalococcoidia bacterium genome. Coding sequences within it:
- a CDS encoding ATP-binding protein: MEKAVKNPFRPGAGHDPPYLAGRGTEKAEFAQFLKQDRILDNVILTGLRGVGKTVLLEGAFKPMAIREGWIWVGTDVSESSSVTEETLAIRLMTDLSVVTSSLITGVTVERGTGLAAGDRATARTLDFHALVATWQATNGLSADKLKAVLETAWASIAPLSKKGVIFAYDEAQNLADHAGRREYPLSLLLDVFQSLQKRGIPFMLVLTGLPTLFPKLVDARTFAERMFHVMTLERLDDAATRDAIMKPIKDSGAWVSIAEGSVPGIYNVTRGYPYFIQFVCRELYDVWTQQAEAGEELRSVPWDSVMRKLDADFFSGRWARVTDRQRDLMWVIAQLENAESEFSVQDIVRQSAMLPKPFSGSHVSQMLIALADAGLVYKNRWGKYSLAVPLLDQFIKRQMASL
- a CDS encoding helix-turn-helix domain-containing protein; amino-acid sequence: MPELGKTLSQARVTRGLTLEDCERDTRISKRYLDALEREDWKIFPAPVYSRAFLRTYAQYLSLDPQQLMRMYQAQEEPEIKPLPEVRATPATGSMNWTLASIVAAFLVIAGAFLYLSSRSDGDNDDPSVASPGDAVPTSAPEGQGGGPQPGLGRPVGEVEKDVVPDLAGVRIDDAIAALKQAEIDYLIVETDTAAGTPGVITSQSPASGSDADGSTSVTLVVPRG
- a CDS encoding site-specific DNA-methyltransferase translates to MSTSQRTRSDEGSRERVSFGSPRLPPNRLIQGDNLDVMRALPDASIHLIYADPPFFTGRDHALTDGGAGFADTWTDGIEEYVTWLRTRFLEMRRLLASRGVLCVHCDWHAGHYVKVELDRIFGGEVFRNEIVWHYGLGASNATRHVLRKHDTLLVYGAPGSTFNRIRGEVTSAMLAKYCHEDERGRYMMSRGRRYYLKGGKPLDSVWNIPAIAATSRERVGYPTQKPLALLDRVVRVWSNEGDVVADFFGGSGTTAVAAQQLGRRWLVCDESVTAIGLAHQRVVAGAEGLAGVGHAVPDITFR
- a CDS encoding metallopeptidase family protein → MDRTKFIRLVRRALREMPQPFKHHLKEIDIIVKRRPTAADLDAAGLVPGESMYGFYQGVPMTERTSGYGMTVPDVIYIYQEPLEEDFADDGALVEEIRTTVLHEVGHFFGIDDDRLDELGRG
- the ribF gene encoding riboflavin biosynthesis protein RibF yields the protein MLLSREELSRHAPGRPLGVTIGVFDGVHLGHRHLIDTLRQRAGERGLASGVVTLHPDPVQVLRPDVRMSYLTSLEERVELLRATGVDAVAPLTFTSEVAELSAFQFLELLHATLDINYLLMGPDHAFGRGREGTPARVGEIGEELGFDVDVLPSPLGGTSGAVSATAIRNALSEGDMGLVQQLLGRPFSIRGPVVRGAERGRTIGYPTANIAVTPDRAMPAFGVYVTRAIVGGRTYASATNIGIKPTFVDERPSVEAYILDFEGDLYGREIRIEALHRLRGEIKFDSIDALTEAIAADVQETREYFAAHPL
- the fabD gene encoding ACP S-malonyltransferase gives rise to the protein MELTPQRERKLALIFPGQGSQHPGMGKQVAERSRAARDVFAQADDILKINVTKIVLEGSERDLARTVNTQPAILAVSWAYLAYLRERAESVGRQIKPSFGSGHSFGQFSAAAAADALSFSDALRLVRERGRIMTKWSKKRPGGMASIIGPSDDDVRDACEEVSPDGDVGVAAINAPGQTVISGTIAALQRAAELVKERGARVVHLPISVPGHFPKMSEAREELRKFIEQIEFHDPKFPIVSSLTGRALTTADEAKQELSDQMTGAINWMRAFLEMRRAGASTFFEVGPGHVLANLAKRVDKDVTVFDPFDETQWQELVLALPRLDEGNATAPEKTFVS
- the cdaA gene encoding diadenylate cyclase CdaA, which encodes MTDLWDFIVDNFEQFDSTAALDVFLIWSLIFGMLLLLRGTTAMAVVRGATILLIGAFILGRIFDLRLLNFLLRNSFLGLLIALPVIFQQEIRRALERVGRAGARAFGTLDYDETLDAVSEAALDMARQKIGALIVLERETGLTEFSERGIAVDAVPSPELIENIFFPKSPLHDGALVVRGDRVVAAGVTLPLSENSLPGELGTRHRAGLGITERTDAVSLIVSEETGRISVAADGRMYTRLDEARLRGLLERLLGGQNGASV
- the fabF gene encoding beta-ketoacyl-ACP synthase II gives rise to the protein MPNRRVVVTGMGTVCPLGNNWRDAWQAMVDGRSGIARLTQFDVSQFEVQIGGEVKDFRPEEAIPTKELRRMDKNGQYAVVSALEAVADAGLVIDESNRDDVGVIFGSAGGGYGLLLEQYEIFQKSGYRRVSPFLISNMLPDAASGHVSILLGAAGPNMAVASACSTGSGAIGEAWETVRRGDAEAIIAGGTDNPLLPVLLAGFHALRALANDPERPERACKPFDARRDGFVVGQGAAALVLESLDNAKARGAEIYAEVIGYGSSADAYDMVASLEDGRGSAMAMTRALKKAGIEPSDVDYINPHGTGTPLNDRAETNAIKAAFGDHAKKLAISSTKALHGHLMGGAGALESIAAIQAIRTGIIPPTINYEVPDPDCDLDYVPNEARQADVRVSLSNSVGLGGHNACVIFQRYED
- the argF gene encoding ornithine carbamoyltransferase; the encoded protein is MRGRDLLSIADLSPDEVEKILHIALSMKRDGGGTDLLARKTLGLIFEKPSLRTRVSFDVAMQQLGGHAVYLNQAEVGLGQREPVADVARVLSRYVDVIAARTYLHQTLIDLARHADVPVINALSDEEHPCQAMADLLTILERRGTLRGVRLAFIGDGFNVAQSLAEASALTGIQFAMASPEGYELPPGIIRAIEDMARANGGHFELHASAAAAARDADVVYTDVWASMGQEDTYAQRKEAFAGFSVTADVMALAKRDAIFMHDLPAHRGEEVTEDVIEGPQSVVFDQAENRLHAQKAILALVASEHAL
- the rimO gene encoding 30S ribosomal protein S12 methylthiotransferase RimO, which encodes MRYHIVTLGCAKNVADSERITRVLGAGDHAEVAAPDAADVVIVNTCGFIDAAKDESVTTIVELAQAKRRGQKLVVAGCLTAIHGDELKAEVPEIDAVFGAEDWAGIGKYAAMVEPVVLDRQRYDIPETTRVARPSAYLKISDGCNAPCTFCIIPKMKGKLHSTPADDLITEARRIAGEGVREIVLVAQDSTDYGRDLGLRDALPELLERLSAAVPDVPWIRIMYAYPGHVTPKLAETMARLPNVARYIDIPLQHAAESVLQRMKRPSNTRMVREMFGSLRSAMPDIAIRTTFIVGYPGETDAEFNELLAFVREMEFDHVGCFTFSPQSESPAAHEPDPVPEKIKKRRQRQLMEVAQQVSIMRNRLMVGREIDVLVESLSETEEGERAGIAVGRSYRDAPEVDGLVLLEGAFQPGDFVRATVTSALAYDLVARPIAQAVTT